A window of the Butyricimonas faecalis genome harbors these coding sequences:
- a CDS encoding acetyl-CoA carboxylase biotin carboxyl carrier protein subunit, which translates to MDNKEVTKYIALSGSNTAYEFTVKNNYEFSLKRQNMRIDLVEEADGFLILLYKGIRYPVEIVSRRQNEYEILLNGVAYTFSVETPFSLNRKRLLAGRQSEIFDITIKSPMPGKILDVSIEVGQEINKGDTLVVLEAMKMQNVIVASQKGRVHRVCVIAGQTVSKDEILVEIGA; encoded by the coding sequence ATGGATAATAAAGAAGTGACGAAATATATAGCTCTTAGTGGCAGTAACACGGCGTATGAGTTCACCGTGAAGAATAATTACGAGTTTAGCCTGAAACGGCAAAATATGCGTATTGACTTAGTCGAGGAGGCAGATGGTTTTTTGATCCTATTGTACAAGGGGATTCGCTACCCGGTGGAAATCGTGTCTCGCCGACAGAATGAATACGAGATTTTACTTAATGGGGTGGCTTATACTTTTTCGGTGGAAACTCCCTTTTCTTTGAATCGGAAAAGATTATTGGCAGGCCGACAGAGTGAAATCTTCGATATAACCATTAAATCTCCTATGCCGGGAAAAATTCTGGACGTGTCGATAGAAGTAGGACAGGAGATTAACAAGGGAGACACCCTAGTTGTGCTTGAGGCAATGAAAATGCAGAATGTCATTGTTGCTTCTCAAAAAGGACGGGTTCACCGGGTATGTGTGATTGCCGGTCAAACCGTGAGTAAAGACGAGATCCTGGTGGAAATCGGGGCGTAG
- a CDS encoding anaerobic ribonucleoside triphosphate reductase has translation MIQTVVKRDGRVVGFNEEKIIAAIRRAMLHTAQGEDMELASTIADRIAYRGAERMTVEEIQDHVEIELMKSRRKDVAQLYIAYRNQRSIARKAKTRDIFLEIIETKSNDITRENANMNADTPAGMMMKFSSETTKPFVDDYLLTEEVKNAVRQGYLHIHDKDYYPTKSLTCVQHPLDKILKNGFFAGHGESRPAKRIETASILGCISLETAQNEMHGGQAIPAFDFYLAPYVRSSFIEEVKVLEELYGENYNHLYHIEISDYMPRELTGLTGEERVLQHAINRTVNRVHQSMEAFIHNMNTIHSRGGNQVVFSSINYGTDTSAEGRCVIRELLRSTYRGVGNEATAIFPIQIWKKKRGVNYLPEDPNYDLYEFACKVSARRFFPNFINLDATFNQHEKWRADDPERFRYETATMGCRTRVFENRFGEKTSIGRGNLSFSTVNIVRLAIECMEIKDETARVETFFSKLDEILDLTALQLHKRLEFQKTARVKQFPLLMSSLWLGSEKLGPDDTIESVINQGTLGIGFIGLAECLVALTGKHHGEDAKAQELGLRIVSHIRDKANEYSDKYQHNYSVLATPAEGLSGKFTAKDKKSFGILPGITDREYYTNSNHVPVYYKCSARHKAEVEAPYHDLTRGGHIFYVEIDGDATHNPSTIMSVVDMMDRYNMGYCSVNHNRNRCMDCGFEDASAHLEACPKCGSTNIDRLQRITGYLVGTTDRWNHAKLAELNDRVRHD, from the coding sequence ATGATTCAGACAGTTGTAAAAAGGGATGGCCGGGTTGTCGGCTTTAATGAAGAGAAAATCATTGCAGCCATTCGCCGGGCAATGCTCCACACGGCACAGGGAGAGGACATGGAATTAGCATCCACCATTGCCGACCGAATTGCCTATCGAGGAGCTGAACGGATGACCGTGGAAGAAATACAAGACCATGTAGAGATCGAACTCATGAAAAGCCGCAGAAAAGATGTGGCACAATTATATATCGCTTATCGGAACCAGCGGAGCATTGCGCGCAAAGCAAAGACGAGAGATATTTTCCTGGAAATTATCGAAACAAAATCCAATGACATTACCCGGGAAAACGCTAATATGAACGCGGACACCCCGGCAGGAATGATGATGAAATTTTCCAGTGAAACGACCAAACCTTTTGTCGACGACTACCTGTTAACCGAGGAAGTAAAAAACGCCGTTCGCCAAGGCTACCTACATATCCATGACAAAGACTATTATCCCACGAAAAGTCTCACCTGCGTGCAACACCCGTTGGATAAAATTCTGAAAAACGGATTCTTTGCCGGACACGGGGAATCACGTCCGGCCAAACGTATAGAAACTGCCAGTATCCTTGGATGCATCTCCTTGGAAACCGCCCAAAACGAAATGCATGGAGGACAGGCTATTCCTGCTTTCGACTTTTATCTGGCTCCTTACGTACGCTCGAGTTTTATAGAAGAAGTCAAAGTACTGGAAGAGTTATACGGAGAAAACTATAACCATCTTTATCACATTGAAATCTCGGACTACATGCCACGAGAACTGACAGGATTGACCGGAGAAGAAAGAGTTCTACAACACGCTATCAATCGCACGGTGAACCGGGTACATCAATCCATGGAAGCTTTTATTCATAACATGAACACCATCCATAGCCGGGGTGGTAATCAGGTCGTCTTCAGTTCTATCAACTACGGCACGGACACTTCTGCCGAAGGACGTTGTGTCATTCGAGAGTTGTTGCGTTCTACCTACCGGGGAGTGGGTAATGAAGCCACGGCAATTTTCCCTATTCAAATCTGGAAAAAGAAAAGAGGGGTAAACTACCTTCCGGAAGATCCGAATTACGATCTATATGAATTCGCATGTAAAGTTTCCGCACGTCGTTTTTTCCCGAATTTCATAAACTTGGATGCCACTTTCAATCAACACGAAAAATGGAGAGCTGATGACCCGGAACGATTCCGTTATGAAACAGCCACCATGGGATGTCGCACCCGTGTATTCGAGAATCGTTTCGGAGAAAAAACTTCTATCGGACGTGGGAATCTTTCTTTTTCTACGGTAAACATCGTTCGACTTGCCATCGAATGCATGGAGATAAAAGACGAGACCGCTCGGGTGGAAACGTTCTTTTCAAAACTGGATGAAATACTCGATTTAACAGCTTTACAACTGCACAAACGCCTGGAATTCCAAAAAACAGCCCGGGTAAAGCAATTTCCCTTACTCATGTCTTCTCTTTGGTTGGGTAGTGAAAAATTGGGACCGGATGACACCATCGAAAGTGTCATTAACCAAGGAACTCTAGGAATCGGCTTTATCGGCCTGGCCGAATGTCTGGTTGCTCTAACCGGTAAACATCATGGAGAAGATGCCAAGGCACAGGAACTCGGCCTGCGCATCGTATCGCACATTAGAGATAAGGCAAACGAGTACTCGGACAAATATCAGCACAATTACAGTGTACTTGCCACTCCAGCCGAAGGGCTTTCCGGGAAATTTACCGCAAAAGACAAGAAAAGTTTCGGTATCTTACCGGGAATCACGGATCGGGAATATTACACGAATTCCAATCACGTGCCCGTGTATTATAAATGCAGTGCCCGCCATAAAGCCGAAGTAGAGGCTCCCTATCACGACTTGACCCGGGGTGGTCATATTTTCTATGTCGAAATAGACGGGGATGCCACTCACAATCCGAGCACGATCATGTCAGTTGTCGATATGATGGATCGATACAACATGGGTTATTGTTCCGTGAACCACAACCGGAATCGTTGTATGGACTGCGGTTTCGAAGATGCTTCGGCACATTTGGAAGCTTGTCCGAAATGCGGAAGTACAAACATTGACCGCTTGCAAAGAATTACCGGTTATCTGGTAGGTACCACGGACCGCTGGAATCATGCAAAACTAGCAGAATTAAACGATCGGGTAAGACATGACTAA
- a CDS encoding acetyl-CoA carboxylase biotin carboxylase subunit, whose product MIKSVLIANRGEIAIRIARTAKRMGIVTYAIRTRKEPEAVYLSSVDFVLDFPETDGKVSEFLDIDCLIYLAREHEIESIHPGYGYLSENAELAERCRENGIIFIGPSPEVIRLMSDKVAAKEIAERSGVPMLGASKGAVRNIDDARETADKLGYPVIIKAVSGGGGRGMRIVRKKSELSQLYKLATAEAQVAFNDPSVFIEKYLESPKHIEFQIVADNHGNVIHLGERECSIQRKHQKLMEEAPSPALDDRLRKKMATAAVALAKAARYQNLGTVEFLLDSQKRFYFMEMNTRIQVEHPVTEEITGLDLVELQFNIAAGRKLPFRQSQIRLTGWAIECRINAEDVQAGFTPSMGIIRRLRLPQGNHIRIETGIAPGSEITPFFDSMVAKLIVTGETREQAIERMLSALERFHVKGIRTTVPFCKAVLHNDTYRSGDFDTSFVENRLSSPIWREPHEELLGALFAVYTYTHENTPEVGPDTRIDPWVLNKRIRNL is encoded by the coding sequence ATGATAAAATCAGTTTTAATAGCTAACCGGGGCGAGATTGCTATCCGGATTGCACGTACGGCCAAACGTATGGGAATCGTGACATACGCCATTCGTACCCGGAAGGAACCGGAGGCCGTGTATTTATCGTCTGTAGATTTTGTTCTTGATTTCCCGGAGACGGATGGGAAAGTGTCTGAATTTTTGGATATTGACTGTTTGATTTATTTGGCCCGGGAGCATGAGATCGAGTCGATACATCCGGGGTATGGCTATTTGTCGGAGAATGCGGAATTGGCAGAACGTTGTCGAGAGAATGGAATTATTTTTATCGGTCCCTCGCCGGAAGTGATTCGTCTAATGAGTGATAAAGTGGCAGCAAAGGAGATTGCGGAACGTAGTGGAGTACCGATGCTGGGAGCTAGCAAGGGAGCTGTCCGGAATATTGATGATGCTCGGGAAACGGCAGACAAGCTGGGGTATCCGGTTATTATAAAGGCTGTCTCCGGGGGAGGCGGAAGAGGTATGCGTATTGTACGTAAGAAAAGTGAATTGTCGCAATTATACAAGTTAGCCACGGCAGAGGCGCAAGTGGCTTTTAATGATCCTTCTGTTTTCATTGAAAAGTATCTTGAAAGTCCGAAGCATATCGAGTTTCAGATTGTTGCCGATAATCATGGAAATGTGATTCACTTGGGCGAACGAGAGTGTTCCATTCAGCGTAAACATCAAAAGTTAATGGAAGAGGCTCCCTCTCCGGCTCTCGATGATCGTTTACGGAAAAAGATGGCCACGGCTGCTGTTGCTTTGGCTAAAGCTGCAAGGTATCAAAATTTGGGAACCGTGGAGTTTTTGCTGGATAGTCAAAAGCGTTTTTATTTCATGGAGATGAATACTCGTATTCAGGTGGAACATCCTGTTACCGAGGAAATCACGGGACTTGATCTGGTGGAGTTGCAATTTAATATTGCTGCCGGGCGTAAACTACCGTTTCGTCAGTCTCAAATTCGACTTACAGGTTGGGCTATCGAATGTAGGATTAATGCGGAGGATGTGCAGGCAGGGTTTACTCCCAGTATGGGAATTATCCGACGATTGCGTTTGCCGCAGGGAAATCATATCCGTATTGAAACGGGAATTGCTCCCGGTTCGGAAATTACTCCTTTTTTCGATTCGATGGTGGCTAAATTGATCGTTACCGGCGAGACGCGAGAACAAGCGATCGAGCGGATGCTTTCCGCGCTGGAGAGATTCCATGTAAAGGGAATCCGGACTACGGTTCCCTTTTGTAAAGCAGTTCTTCATAACGACACTTATCGGAGTGGTGATTTCGATACCTCGTTTGTAGAGAATCGGTTGAGTTCCCCCATTTGGAGAGAGCCTCACGAGGAATTATTGGGTGCTTTGTTTGCGGTATATACGTATACTCACGAGAATACACCGGAAGTTGGTCCTGACACCCGTATAGATCCTTGGGTGCTTAATAAACGAATTAGAAATTTATAA
- a CDS encoding DUF2284 domain-containing protein — protein sequence MYTLTHHIVSLPTSQYIQEFRDPEKFISFCRQCERYNRCWACPPFEFNTDEYLSGYQQTYIIGTKITFDTATRDSCTTLEEHKTISLQTIESVRKIIDPRLLTLEHEYSGSRAFYAGTCHLCPKNTCTRINGHPCLHPQEIRPSLESVGFDISKTTSELLHIELQWSNDAHLPEYLTLVSGLFTKESAYAPISTRISSLLTV from the coding sequence ATGTATACACTCACGCACCATATTGTCTCACTCCCGACTTCACAATACATTCAGGAGTTTCGTGATCCGGAAAAGTTCATTTCTTTCTGCCGGCAATGTGAACGCTATAATCGTTGTTGGGCCTGCCCGCCTTTTGAGTTTAACACGGACGAATATCTCTCCGGTTATCAACAAACGTACATCATCGGGACTAAAATAACATTCGATACGGCAACACGCGACTCCTGCACGACATTAGAAGAACACAAAACAATTTCCCTCCAAACCATAGAATCCGTCCGAAAGATCATCGATCCACGGCTATTGACTCTTGAACATGAATATTCCGGTAGCCGGGCCTTTTATGCAGGGACCTGCCATTTATGCCCCAAAAACACGTGTACCCGAATAAACGGGCATCCCTGTCTCCATCCTCAAGAAATACGCCCATCCCTTGAATCCGTCGGGTTTGACATCAGCAAAACAACCTCTGAACTCCTTCACATTGAATTACAATGGAGTAACGATGCCCATTTACCGGAATACCTTACCCTCGTAAGTGGCCTTTTCACGAAAGAGAGTGCCTACGCCCCGATTTCCACCAGGATCTCGTCTTTACTCACGGTTTGA
- the nrdG gene encoding anaerobic ribonucleoside-triphosphate reductase activating protein — MTNTITLLDIIEDTVVDGPGFRVSVYAAGCSHHCPGCHNPQSWNLRNGHPVPLDYIIAKITNNPFSNVTFSGGDPLFQVEGFTRLAQRLKSTTSKNIWCYTGFRYEEIISSKRLSQILPYIDVLVDGRFDPTKRKEGLLFRGSSNQRLINVPASLRSGKVILWEYNPYPQYV; from the coding sequence ATGACTAACACGATTACATTATTGGATATTATTGAAGATACCGTTGTTGATGGACCCGGATTCCGGGTATCCGTCTACGCGGCGGGTTGTTCCCATCATTGTCCGGGTTGCCATAACCCGCAATCCTGGAACTTACGGAACGGTCACCCGGTTCCTTTGGATTATATTATAGCGAAAATCACAAATAATCCCTTCTCCAACGTAACATTCAGTGGAGGAGATCCGCTATTTCAAGTAGAGGGTTTCACGCGACTGGCCCAACGCCTGAAAAGCACCACGTCCAAAAACATCTGGTGCTACACGGGCTTCCGTTACGAAGAAATCATTAGCTCCAAACGGCTTTCTCAAATCCTGCCTTATATAGATGTTTTAGTCGACGGACGATTCGATCCGACCAAACGGAAAGAAGGACTCCTCTTTCGGGGAAGTTCCAACCAAAGATTGATAAACGTTCCCGCCTCGCTTCGTTCGGGAAAGGTTATCCTCTGGGAATACAATCCATATCCCCAATACGTTTGA